Below is a genomic region from Pseudomonas sp. JQ170C.
TGGAAGATTGGTAGCTGTTCGGGGTGTTGGAGAACGTCGTCGGCACATCGGCGCCGCTGTTCTTGCCATGGGCAACCCATTCCTCGAACAACAGTTTTTTGGCGCGCAAGTCGAACACCCACAGGCGTTTGTCACGCGAGGCCTTGGAGTAGTCGATTACCGTGAGCAACTTGTCCGCGTCGCTGTCACTGGCGCAGGCATAGGCGGTAAGTGCCAGGGTCAGGGTCGAAAGGCTGGCGCTCGGCGCCAATTGCTGCAGTTCGGCGGCGCTAGGCAACGCTTGCGCGTGGGCGGTGTGCCAAACGCTGAGGAAAAACAGGCCAACAGTGGCCGCTGAGAGCCGGATGGCTCCCCGCAATGGTTTGAACATCGACATGGATTACCCTGTTGGCACCTGTCTTCAATCGAAAGCCGCACGGCGCTGGCTGGCGAAGTCGTCAACAGGTGCTAAGTCCTAATGGTCGGTTTTGCGTTGCGTTGTTTTGAAGCCAAAGGCCACTACTTTGCTTGATATTCACAGGATTGCCGATCATTTCTTGACCAATGGTTTAACTTCTTCGCTGTCTTCGGTGCTGACCACCGTGAATTTTCCATCGCTGCGGGTATCCCGGGTGGACGCCCAGTCGGTGATCACCAACATTGTGCCGATGTCCATCGCCGCGCGTAAATGACGGCGGAACTCCGGATTCATGGTCAATTGGCCCAATTGGTCATACGGCGTATCCCCGTATTCCGGATTGCTCAGCCCCACCACCGACCAGCGTAATGGCAGCGAAGCCTCGAGCGCCAAGGCAGATGGCCTTTGCAACAACGAATAAACCGCCATGCCACTGCGATGTTTGCTGCTCTCAAGCGAGAGTGCTGGCGCCGAGCCGATCAACTGGCCACCGCGAAACACGTAGGCACGCAAGTCGGCGCGACTGATCAGGATCGACAACGGCCCCGCCGTCGGGTCCGGATCGTTCCAGAACTGTTGCTGGTTCAATACCAGCGGGCCCTGGGCCTTGCCCTCGTTGACCGTAGGTGCGAGCACACCGGGGTGGTAAACCTCCACCGGTGCACTATGGGTATCGGAAACGATCACGGTGGTCGAACTGAAACCGGTGACTTCGTACAGCTTCTTGGCGAAAGCCAGCGGCAGGCGCACGCAACCGTGCGAGGCGGGGTAGCCCGGCAGATGGCCTGCGTGCAAGGCAATGCCGTCCCACGTCAGCCGCTCCATGTAAGGCATCGGCGCGCTGTTGTAGAGGCTGGATTTATGCTCGACCTTCTTCTGCAGAATGCTGAAGACCCCGGTGGGGGTTTCCCGGCCGGGCTTGCCGCTGCTCACGGTGCTGACACCGATGGCGATGCCATTGCGATAGACGTAGGCACGTTGCTCGGTGAGGCTGACCACCACGGTCACCGGCCCCACTGGCGACACCTGCGGGTACCAGAGAAACTGGCCAGGCTTGAGACTGTCGAGCTGGGCCTTGAGTTCGGCCGGGGTAGGCACCTGCACCGGCGCCGCTTCGACCACGGCAGCGGCAAGTAACAGGCCCAGAGCGAGCGGTAGATGCATCATCGAATCCATCCTCAGAGAATCATGCCGCCAGCTTAGCCCGAAGCGCTTGGCGCGACCATGCGAATCGAGTTGCGCAAAGGCTAAAAGAGCTCGACCGGCAAACTCACGATCAATCGATTCTCAGTAAAGTCATTCACCCCAAAATCCCGCCCCACCTCAGCGTTGATCCAACGAACGCTGAGCCCCTGAAGCGCACGGAACTGAAAGGTGTACGTCAGCCCCACATCACGTTCCCACTCCCGGCCATGGGTTGTCTCGACGGTGTTGATATGGTCGCCGTGGGTGTAGCGCATCAACAGCGTCAGCCCCGGTATGCCCAGCGCGGCAAAGTTGTAGTCGTAGCGCAGTTGCCAGGAGCGCTCGTTGGCGTACACAAAGGTGTTGGCGAACATGTCATTGGCCAAGGTGCTGCCCAGCGAGCGGTCAATCGTGACCCAGCCGTCCTCCCCGTACATGCGCTGCAGCCCCAGGTAAAACCGGTGCCCCCCATGGGCGGCAGACAACAGCAATGACGCGGCCTGGTTGTCCAGCGTTCCTGCCAGCGAGCGGCCGCTGTCGCGGGTGTCGAATGCCCCCAGCACGCCGCCGACGGTCCAGCCGCCCGCCGGCTGATAGTGAGTCAGGCTGTAGTAGTTCTGGCGGTAGACGTCTTCCAGCTCTGCCGTCCAGACGCCGAGCGCCGAATCCTTGCCCAGGCTGTATTCGCCGCCTGCGTAGGTGAAGCGGTCAGAGCTGGCGGTGGCAACGGTACGACCGCTGACCGAGGGGTACAGGTCTTCGCTGTCGGCGGCGCTGCGCGGGCTGAAAGAGTGGATCTGGCCGGCATGCAGGGTAAGACGATCCAGTTCCCTGGAGGTCAGCATGGCGCCTTGAAAGGTCTGCGGCAGCAACCGGCCGTCATTGAAGCGCAGGATGGGCACCTCGGGCAGCAGCTCACCCAGGCGCAGTTCGGTGTGCGACAGGCGCACCTTGGCGGTCAGGCCCAGTCGGCCATAGCTGCCCGGCGCGCGGCCATCGTCATGGTCGTAGGGCAGCAGCTCGGTACCCGTGCGATCGGGGCTGCTGTCCAGCTTGACGCCCACCAGGCCCAGTACATCCACGCCCACGCCGACGGGGCCCGGGGTGTAGCCGGAGGTGCCCTTGACGATGAAGCCCTGGGCCCATTCCCGGCGCTGGCTTTGCACCGCACCGCTGTCACTGTAGTCGCGGTCGAAGTAGTAGTTGCGCAGCAATACCGTGGCCTTGCTGTCATCGATCAAGCCTGCATCAGCCATTGCCGACCAGGCAGTCGTGCACAGCAGTGCCGCCCGGGTAATCGGGTTGTTCAAAGCAAACATGGCGAATTCCTTTTTTGTACTTGTTGTGGAATGCGATGGATCGTTGCTTATTGCACCAGCAGAAGCGCCCCGGAGACGAAGGCGAAGATGAGTACGAAGCGGCGCAGCCGCGTCTCGTTGATCAGGTTGCGGGCCCAGTGGCTGGCAACCACACCCAGTGCCAGCGGCACGCACAGGGCCAGCACCGGTGAGACCTGCTCGGTGTGCAGATGCCCGCCCAACGCCAGCACCACCAGCGAGATGATCTCCCCCACCAGGAAGCACAGGGCCACAGAGCCCCGCAAGGTGGCCACCGGCGAGTGCTGGTACACCAGGGCAAGCGGCGGGCCGCCCACTCCGGTGGCGGTTTCAGTGATGCCGGTGATCACCCCGGTCGAGATCAGCGCCCGGCGCCCGGGCACGAACGACGGCGCCATCCAGGTAACCA
It encodes:
- a CDS encoding murein L,D-transpeptidase catalytic domain family protein, encoding MFKPLRGAIRLSAATVGLFFLSVWHTAHAQALPSAAELQQLAPSASLSTLTLALTAYACASDSDADKLLTVIDYSKASRDKRLWVFDLRAKKLLFEEWVAHGKNSGADVPTTFSNTPNSYQSSIGLYETGQTYSGKHGRSLRLQGLEPGFNDNSMSRAIVMHAAAYADPKVVAGLGRLGRSQGCPAVRPAIAGKLIDTLGRGSYVFAYYPQGDWLKTSRFLNAQSCPMANQTLARK
- a CDS encoding L,D-transpeptidase; this encodes MMHLPLALGLLLAAAVVEAAPVQVPTPAELKAQLDSLKPGQFLWYPQVSPVGPVTVVVSLTEQRAYVYRNGIAIGVSTVSSGKPGRETPTGVFSILQKKVEHKSSLYNSAPMPYMERLTWDGIALHAGHLPGYPASHGCVRLPLAFAKKLYEVTGFSSTTVIVSDTHSAPVEVYHPGVLAPTVNEGKAQGPLVLNQQQFWNDPDPTAGPLSILISRADLRAYVFRGGQLIGSAPALSLESSKHRSGMAVYSLLQRPSALALEASLPLRWSVVGLSNPEYGDTPYDQLGQLTMNPEFRRHLRAAMDIGTMLVITDWASTRDTRSDGKFTVVSTEDSEEVKPLVKK
- a CDS encoding OprD family porin translates to MFALNNPITRAALLCTTAWSAMADAGLIDDSKATVLLRNYYFDRDYSDSGAVQSQRREWAQGFIVKGTSGYTPGPVGVGVDVLGLVGVKLDSSPDRTGTELLPYDHDDGRAPGSYGRLGLTAKVRLSHTELRLGELLPEVPILRFNDGRLLPQTFQGAMLTSRELDRLTLHAGQIHSFSPRSAADSEDLYPSVSGRTVATASSDRFTYAGGEYSLGKDSALGVWTAELEDVYRQNYYSLTHYQPAGGWTVGGVLGAFDTRDSGRSLAGTLDNQAASLLLSAAHGGHRFYLGLQRMYGEDGWVTIDRSLGSTLANDMFANTFVYANERSWQLRYDYNFAALGIPGLTLLMRYTHGDHINTVETTHGREWERDVGLTYTFQFRALQGLSVRWINAEVGRDFGVNDFTENRLIVSLPVELF
- a CDS encoding sulfite exporter TauE/SafE family protein, producing the protein MNLPFDPLYIIAVAVACGALVQGTTGMGFALIVAPVMVLLAPESLPISLLILMLPLNAAVAWRERSAIDFRGSSWITLGRFAGTFGGVWILLLLPLSQLNLLIGLSTIAACLVTWMAPSFVPGRRALISTGVITGITETATGVGGPPLALVYQHSPVATLRGSVALCFLVGEIISLVVLALGGHLHTEQVSPVLALCVPLALGVVASHWARNLINETRLRRFVLIFAFVSGALLLVQ